In the Euphorbia lathyris chromosome 5, ddEupLath1.1, whole genome shotgun sequence genome, one interval contains:
- the LOC136231074 gene encoding wax ester synthase/diacylglycerol acyltransferase 4-like — translation MEIGEESVVLEPVSPTGQYLSSSFLSLSIIAVLESEIPIDDFQAFSLVRDVFLPINPRFSSIMVVNRKGEKQWKKVEVKLKDHIKLPIFSTENSTKFYDDSLNEYISTIIMEKFPENQPLWEMLIIKYPTKQAAGNIIFKLHHSFGDGFSLMGALLSCLKRADNPSIPLTFPTAQIHSINSQNSIFNVVPKILSSMYYTISDFWSAIAVRSGLVEDDISPIRSGHSGVEFLPTSIVTMSFSLDSVKQIKAKLGVTINDVVMGTIFLGTRLYMEAMGKGSGKARATSLVMLNTRMFRGYKPVGEMLKPNAKLPWGNHFTFLSVSIPSLNGSEVNDPLQFVRKAREIIQSKRSSVVIFLTSKYLQLVRKFKGSEVVSKYLHGSLKNTSLVTSNIMGPTEQMAFANHPIIGFYFLIAGPPQSLVIGVTSYMGKLRVSAMVENDFIDPDKFKLYVENAFDLIFAAACGAFPSNSLNVHS, via the exons ATGGAGATTGGGGAAGAATCAGTAGTATTAGAACCAGTGAGCCCAACTGGGCAATATTTGAGTAGTTCTTTTCTTTCATTATCCATTATTGCTGTTTTAGAATCAGAAATTCCCATTGATGACTTTCAAGCTTTTTCATTAGTAAGAGATGTTTTTCTCCCAATCAATCCTCGTTTTTCTTCCATAATG GTTGTGAACAGGAAAGGAGAAAAGCAATGGAAGAAAGTTGAAGTGAAACTCAAAGATCACATAAAATTACCCATTTTCTCTACTGAAAATTCAACCAAATTTTATGATGATTCCCTCAATGAATATATCTCAACAATAATAATGGAAAAATTCCCAGAAAATCAGCCATTATGGGAAATGCTTATAATAAAATACCCAACCAAACAAGCAGCTGGAAACATAATATTTAAGCTTCATCACTCTTTTGGTGATGGATTTTCTCTAATGGGAGCTCTTCTTTCTTGCTTGAAAAGAGCTGATAATCCTTCTATTCCTTTAACATTTCCTACTGCCCAAATTCACTCCATTAACAGCCAAAATTCTATCTTCAATGTTGTGCCTAAAATTCTATCTTCAATGTACTATACTATATCAGATTTTTGGTCAGCAATTGCAGTTCGTTCTGGGCTTGTTGAAGATGATATATCTCCTATAAGATCTGGGCATTCAGGAGTGGAGTTTCTGCCTACTAGTATAGTTACTATGTCTTTCTCCCTTGATTCTGTCAAACAAATCAAGGCCAAGCTTGGTGTG ACAATAAATGATGTAGTAATGGGTACGATTTTCCTGGGAACTCGATTGTACATGGAAGCAATGGGCAAAGGATCAGGAAAGGCACGTGCCACATCGTTGGTTATGTTGAATACGAGGATGTTTCGTGGGTATAAACCTGTCGGAGAAATGCTTAAACCTAATGCTAAATTGCCTTGGGGCAATCACTTTACATTCTTGTCCGTCTCTATTCCGTCGCTAAATGGCTCTGAAGTTAACGATCCTCTCCAATTTGTTCGGAAAGCTAGAGAAATCATTCAGAGCAAAAGAAGCTCTGTTGTTATTTTTCTCACATCAAAATACCTTCAACTAGTCAGGAAATTTAAAGGTTCAGAG GTAGTATCTAAATATCTTCATGGATCATTGAAAAACACTAGCTTGGTAACCTCAAATATCATGGGACCAACAGAACAGATGGCTTTTGCTAATCATCCAATCATTggcttttattttttgattgcTGGTCCACCTCAG AGTCTCGTGATAGGAGTAACAAGTTATATGGGAAAGCTTAGAGTTTCTGCTATGGTGGAGAATGACTTCATTGATCCAGACAAGTTCAAACTTTATGTAGAAAAtgcttttgatttgattttcgCAGCTGCTTGTGGAG